GCGGCTGGGGCGCATCTCCGCCTGGGTCGTCATCGTGCTGCTGGCGCGCGAGTTCATCGTCAGCGGCTTGCGCACCATCGCGGCGAGCGAGGGCATGGTCATCGCCGCCGGGCAGGAGGGCAAGTGGAAGACCTCGCTGCAGCTGGTGGGCATCATCTCACTGTGCGTGCACTACGAGCACATCATCGACGTGGGCTTCTACGCGGCGCCCGTGGACTTCAACAAGGTGGGCCAGTTGTTGGTCTACTTGTCGGGGGCGTTCTCGGTGTGGAGCGCCGTCGTGTACTTCCGCGCCTTCCTCTCCATGCTGGCCAGACGGGGGAGCGGAGCGGACGCACAGAAGGCTTGACGCACCTGGGACCGGATTGTATATCCCCCCTCGCTTTCGACGTCGCCGCGAGGCAACGCCGGGGGCAATCAGGAGCGAGTGACGCGGGAATAGCTCAGCGGTAGAGCATCGCCTTGCCAAGGCGAGGGTCGAGGGTTCA
The sequence above is drawn from the Archangium gephyra genome and encodes:
- the pgsA gene encoding CDP-diacylglycerol--glycerol-3-phosphate 3-phosphatidyltransferase, with the translated sequence MDRAERALRKKQKKEERARRRAARQPSVLVQEFWNLPNILTLGRIFLIPVFVWLTYDADPLSSLLAAAVFAVASITDVVDGYLARRWNLITVVGKFMDPLADKLIAMAALVMMVRLGRISAWVVIVLLAREFIVSGLRTIAASEGMVIAAGQEGKWKTSLQLVGIISLCVHYEHIIDVGFYAAPVDFNKVGQLLVYLSGAFSVWSAVVYFRAFLSMLARRGSGADAQKA